The Flavobacteriaceae bacterium 3519-10 genome includes a window with the following:
- a CDS encoding transcriptional regulator, TetR family gives MKKKFSDKQIHILDVAEKLIAKKGFEGTSIRDISSQANINVAMISYYFGSKEKMMSYLYRYRVQKTREHFAEFAEIIKDGKPEMQMKELIKHVVSQLFKYNYFHGFVTQELRHTEHLKDDLLEFYTTFTAKLEDVVKKGVVTGVFTNAPKAEDILTIIIGSALFVIRNKNFYELYVAGKEENYLKDAEEKVLANLLVTVFSLLGYHAE, from the coding sequence ATGAAGAAGAAATTTTCGGATAAACAGATCCATATACTCGATGTTGCCGAAAAACTGATTGCCAAGAAAGGTTTTGAAGGTACCTCGATCCGCGATATTTCTTCACAGGCCAACATCAACGTGGCTATGATTTCTTATTATTTTGGTTCAAAAGAAAAGATGATGTCTTACCTCTACCGCTACCGCGTGCAGAAAACCCGCGAGCATTTTGCAGAGTTTGCAGAGATCATCAAAGACGGCAAACCCGAAATGCAGATGAAAGAACTTATTAAACATGTTGTAAGCCAACTTTTTAAGTATAATTATTTTCATGGATTTGTAACCCAGGAACTTCGCCATACCGAACATCTTAAGGACGATCTGCTTGAATTTTACACAACGTTCACCGCTAAACTGGAGGATGTTGTGAAAAAAGGCGTTGTAACGGGCGTTTTCACCAATGCGCCTAAAGCAGAAGACATTCTTACCATCATTATCGGTTCTGCGCTGTTTGTGATCCGCAACAAAAATTTTTACGAGTTGTATGTCGCCGGAAAAGAGGAAAATTATCTTAAAGACGCCGAAGAAAAAGTACTTGCCAACCTTTTGGTAACGGTATTTTCATTACTTGGTTATCACGCGGAATAA
- a CDS encoding TatD-related deoxyribonuclease, with amino-acid sequence MQHFDFHHHDPAQEHGIYNLKYEEELPTGLFSAGIHPDSVEDHLEEKMVWLHKVAQAENCVAIGECGLDGRFLTDALQEDVFRRQILLANQLQKPLIIHCVKRFPALIRYKKSAKVPMIIHGFNKRETIGRELLMHNFYLSFGKSLLYNVDLQGFLKDIPLNRLFLETDSADVDLQEIYEKAAALKNIGTGEMAEQIKLNLLSLKIVK; translated from the coding sequence ATGCAGCATTTCGATTTTCATCACCACGATCCCGCACAAGAACACGGGATTTATAATTTAAAATATGAAGAAGAACTCCCGACCGGATTGTTTTCAGCTGGCATCCATCCTGATTCGGTTGAAGATCATTTAGAGGAGAAAATGGTTTGGTTACACAAAGTGGCTCAGGCTGAAAACTGTGTTGCGATCGGTGAATGTGGTCTTGATGGGCGCTTCCTGACTGACGCGCTGCAAGAAGATGTTTTCCGGAGGCAGATTCTGCTTGCTAACCAGCTTCAAAAGCCTTTGATCATTCATTGCGTAAAAAGATTCCCGGCTCTTATTCGCTATAAAAAGAGCGCGAAAGTTCCGATGATCATTCACGGATTTAACAAGCGCGAGACTATCGGGCGCGAGTTGCTGATGCATAACTTCTACTTAAGTTTTGGAAAGTCACTGCTGTATAATGTAGATTTGCAGGGTTTTTTGAAGGACATTCCTTTGAATAGATTATTTCTGGAAACAGATTCTGCTGATGTTGACCTTCAGGAAATCTACGAGAAAGCGGCAGCTTTAAAAAACATCGGAACCGGCGAAATGGCCGAACAGATTAAATTGAACCTTTTGTCCCTGAAAATAGTAAAATAA
- a CDS encoding HesA/MoeB/ThiF family protein produces the protein MEKNWLERTELLVKESGIGKLQNANLLIVGLGGVGSFAAEFLARSGVGKMTIVDGDVVDITNINRQLPALHSKIGQSKVELVAERLLDINPKIQLTTINEFLNPERMLEVIGNEKFDYILDCIDSVTPKIELIKAAKRKRTKVVSCMGAGGKIDPAKVMVRDISKTYNCFLAKQVRKRLKADKIDKGVRCVFSNEIQDQNSLKMTDGSNYKRSFYGTISFIPAIFGLYAAAEVIRYLLKQNAVDPESADI, from the coding sequence ATGGAGAAAAACTGGCTGGAACGCACGGAACTTTTGGTTAAAGAAAGCGGTATCGGGAAACTGCAGAACGCAAACCTGCTGATTGTTGGTTTGGGTGGCGTAGGTTCGTTCGCTGCTGAATTTCTGGCCCGTTCCGGCGTAGGTAAAATGACGATTGTGGATGGCGATGTTGTGGACATTACTAATATCAACCGCCAACTGCCGGCACTTCATTCCAAAATCGGGCAATCGAAGGTGGAGCTTGTGGCTGAACGCCTTCTCGACATCAACCCTAAGATCCAACTTACTACAATCAACGAATTTCTAAATCCTGAAAGGATGCTTGAAGTGATCGGCAACGAAAAGTTCGATTATATTTTAGACTGTATCGACAGTGTTACGCCCAAAATCGAGTTGATTAAAGCTGCTAAACGCAAAAGGACTAAAGTGGTAAGCTGCATGGGCGCCGGCGGAAAAATAGATCCCGCAAAAGTGATGGTTAGGGACATCAGCAAAACCTACAACTGTTTTCTTGCCAAGCAGGTGCGCAAACGGCTGAAGGCGGATAAGATCGACAAAGGCGTACGCTGCGTGTTTTCAAATGAAATTCAGGACCAGAACAGCCTTAAAATGACTGACGGCAGCAATTATAAAAGGTCTTTCTACGGTACGATCAGTTTTATTCCCGCCATTTTCGGGTTATACGCGGCGGCTGAAGTCATCAGGTATTTACTTAAACAGAATGCCGTTGATCCGGAATCTGCTGATATATAA
- a CDS encoding Ribonuclease P protein component: MGVSVSKKYFKKAVDRNRIKRLLREMYRHNKAEFSARFGEHSLSMIFWVSKEMPPDFETLQQNFLTLCNSKK, translated from the coding sequence GTGGGCGTCTCAGTTTCAAAAAAATACTTTAAAAAAGCAGTGGACCGTAACCGCATCAAGCGGCTGCTGCGCGAAATGTACCGCCACAATAAGGCTGAATTTTCGGCACGTTTCGGTGAACATTCATTATCAATGATTTTTTGGGTGTCTAAAGAAATGCCGCCCGACTTCGAAACGCTGCAGCAAAACTTCCTAACACTTTGTAATTCAAAAAAATAA